A region of Vanessa tameamea isolate UH-Manoa-2023 chromosome 21, ilVanTame1 primary haplotype, whole genome shotgun sequence DNA encodes the following proteins:
- the LOC113404578 gene encoding two pore channel protein 1-like isoform X3: protein MTKLVSFPDKLYDSIKDRWYKLKSYNRTDTDGGGDATLDMGSRSSLHTGLQMSEDEHWEMNYHEAAIYLEEGLNNEKFDSHPSSPEELPAYLRVHNPWYHGLDLLASLVLILLAFTEDPAVPAFELPVWAHGTIELLALSVIGIELHLKLKWIGWGTIFKHKRTMLKGITLLIMVLEAVVVLCRQSSHFRVTRALRPIFLVDTRHCGGVRRFIRQILQSLPPIIDMLGLLMFFVATYSLLGYYLFTEHVDNGHFQTISDSFVSMFVLLTTANFPDVMMPSYAKSKWYALFFILYIITVLYVLMNLMLAVVYETFTRIERDKCRALLLHRRGAARRAFRLLVSRRAPRAVRLRHFAGLLRHYAPHYGGLDVYLMFKQLSRSGGGGLSRAEFANVYEVFALRWAAQAARAPWYSASPLEPLGRAAAVAVRWRYFEHLVYAIIIGNGVSMILRVFEAAGDLQDSARLLCASWDTWLFLILFLLEAALRIMASGLSAYLESGWNVFDLSVTLLALLGAVMLTIAPKLFIVVMFRPLRLMRLYKLKKRYRDVFGTLVLLSPLMSSAGCVMLVMYYFFAIIGMELFAGYDLRNCCINTTVEDFYKYSENSSTPLGYYYLNNFENILTSGVSLFELTVVNNWFILMNAYATVAGQFSRIYFMVFYLFTMVVLTIVVASVLEAFRFRIQYKRSTTKRDEEKLLHEEVHTSWEEAQRLGASGDLAEELRAHLPPGMQVTFIGTRPRTKEVLQRRMYQADIQKWLAEEDDSEDAPPSTTVTSSEDPLSPPIIQQPDSENNHQIRTGYQL, encoded by the exons ATAACCGCACAGACACAGATGGCGGAGGAGACGCAACTTTGGATATGGGCAGTCGCTCATCCCTCCACACCGGCTTGCAAATGTCGGAGGACGAGCATTGGGAGATGAATTATCATGAAGCAGCTATTTATTTAGAG GAAggattaaataatgaaaaattcgACTCTCATCCTTCGAGTCCAGAGGAACTACCAGCTTATCTCCGAGTTCATAACCCGTGGTATCACGGGCTGGACTTGTTAGCTTCACTGGTTTTAATTCTTCTGGCGTTTACTGAAGATCCAGCTGTTCCCGCTTTCGAG CTTCCAGTTTGGGCACATGGTACGATAGAACTGCTCGCGTTATCTGTGATTGGTATAGAATtacatcttaaattaaaatggatagGATGGGGGACGATTTTTAAACATAAGAGAACAATGCTGAag gGAATAACACTCCTAATAATGGTTCTAGAAGCAGTAGTAGTGCTCTGTAGACAGTCATCTCACTTCAGAGTAACAAGAGCGCTTCGACCCATCTTTTTGGTGGATACTCGGCATTGTGGGGGAGTCAGACGATTTATAAGGCAGATCCTGCAATCTTTACCACCTATTATTGATATGTTAG GTCTTCTAATGTTTTTCGTAGCTACGTATTCCCTTTTGGGATATTATCTGTTCACTGAGCACGTGGATAATGGACATTTTCAAACGATTAGTGACTCTTTTGTTAGCATGTTCGTTCTGCTTACAACGGccaa tttccCAGATGTCATGATGCCGTCATACGCCAAATCGAAGTGGTACGCCTTGTTCTTCATCCTCTACATCATAACCGTACTTTACGTTCTCATGAATTTG ATGCTGGCCGTGGTTTACGAGACGTTCACCCGCATCGAGCGCGACAAGTGCCGCGCGCTGCTGCTGCaccggcgcggcgcggcgcgcagGGCCTTCCGCCTGCTCGTgtcgcgccgcgcgccgcgcgccgTGCGCCTGCGGCACTTCGCCGGCCTGCTGCGACACTACGCGCCGCACTACG GCGGCCTGGACGTGTACCTGATGTTCAAGCAGCTGAGCCGCTCGGGCGGCGGCGGGCTGTCCCGCGCGGAGTTCGCCAACGTGTACGAGGTGTTCGCGCTGCGCTGGGCGGCGCAGGCGGCGCGCGCGCCGTGGTACAGCGCGTCGCCGCTCGAGCCGCTcggccgcgccgccgccgtcgCCGTGCGCTGGCGGTACTTCGAGCACCTCGTGT ATGCAATTATTATCGGCAATGGTGTATCGATGATCCTTCGAGTTTTCGAGGCGGCCGGCGACCTGCAGGACAGCGCTAGGCTGCTCTGCGCGTCTTGGGACACTTGGCTATTCCTTATAT TGTTCCTCCTGGAGGCAGCTTTGCGTATAATGGCATCGGGTCTGTCCGCGTACCTGGAGAGCGGCTGGAACGTGTTCGACCTGAGCGTCACGCTGCTGGCGCTGCTCGGAGCCGTAATGCTCACGATAGCGCCGAAACTCTTCATTGTGGTCATGTTCAGACCACTCAG GCTAATGCGTTTGTATAAGCTGAAAAAGCGCTACCGCGATGTTTTTGGGACTCTGGTGTTGCTATCTCCTCTCATGTCCTCGGCGGGCTGTGTGATGCTGGTAATGTACTACTTCTTCGCCATTATTGGGATGGAACTGTTTGCTGGTTACGACTTGAGAAACTGTTGCAT TAACACAACCGTGGAAGACTTCTACAAGTACTCGGAGAACAGCTCGACCCCTCTCGGCTACTACTATCTCAACAACTTCGAGAATATTCTCACGAGCGGCGTGTCGCTATTTGAGCTGACCGTCGTCAACAACTGGTTCATACTCATGAACGCTTACGCTACCGTTGCGGGACAGTTCAGCAGGATATATTTTATG GTTTTCTACCTATTCACCATGGTGGTGCTGACTATTGTTGTAGCGAGCGTGCTCGAAGCGTTCCGGTTCAGGATACAGTACAAACGCAGTACAACGAAGAGAGATG agGAGAAACTGCTGCATGAAGAGGTGCATACGAGCTGGGAAGAGGCGCAGAGGTTAGGAGCCAGCGGGGATTTGGCAGAAGAACTGCGCGCGCACTTACCTCCTGGG atgCAAGTGACTTTCATAGGTACGAGGCCTCGTACCAAAGAGGTGTTACAGAGAAGGATGTATCAGGCGGATATACAAAAGTGGCTTGCCGAAGAGGATGACAGCGAAG atgCTCCTCCATCAACCACGGTGACGTCCAGCGAGGACCCCCTCTCCCCACCAATTATCCAGCAACCGGATTCAGAAAACAACCACCAGATAAGAACCGGTTACCAATTGTAG
- the LOC113404578 gene encoding two pore channel protein 1-like isoform X2 has product MKFEGLLHIMKDGINRSIYSSFSNNLDNRTDTDGGGDATLDMGSRSSLHTGLQMSEDEHWEMNYHEAAIYLEEGLNNEKFDSHPSSPEELPAYLRVHNPWYHGLDLLASLVLILLAFTEDPAVPAFELPVWAHGTIELLALSVIGIELHLKLKWIGWGTIFKHKRTMLKGITLLIMVLEAVVVLCRQSSHFRVTRALRPIFLVDTRHCGGVRRFIRQILQSLPPIIDMLGLLMFFVATYSLLGYYLFTEHVDNGHFQTISDSFVSMFVLLTTANFPDVMMPSYAKSKWYALFFILYIITVLYVLMNLMLAVVYETFTRIERDKCRALLLHRRGAARRAFRLLVSRRAPRAVRLRHFAGLLRHYAPHYGGLDVYLMFKQLSRSGGGGLSRAEFANVYEVFALRWAAQAARAPWYSASPLEPLGRAAAVAVRWRYFEHLVYAIIIGNGVSMILRVFEAAGDLQDSARLLCASWDTWLFLILFLLEAALRIMASGLSAYLESGWNVFDLSVTLLALLGAVMLTIAPKLFIVVMFRPLRLMRLYKLKKRYRDVFGTLVLLSPLMSSAGCVMLVMYYFFAIIGMELFAGYDLRNCCINTTVEDFYKYSENSSTPLGYYYLNNFENILTSGVSLFELTVVNNWFILMNAYATVAGQFSRIYFMVFYLFTMVVLTIVVASVLEAFRFRIQYKRSTTKRDEEKLLHEEVHTSWEEAQRLGASGDLAEELRAHLPPGMQVTFIGTRPRTKEVLQRRMYQADIQKWLAEEDDSEDAPPSTTVTSSEDPLSPPIIQQPDSENNHQIRTGYQL; this is encoded by the exons ATAACCGCACAGACACAGATGGCGGAGGAGACGCAACTTTGGATATGGGCAGTCGCTCATCCCTCCACACCGGCTTGCAAATGTCGGAGGACGAGCATTGGGAGATGAATTATCATGAAGCAGCTATTTATTTAGAG GAAggattaaataatgaaaaattcgACTCTCATCCTTCGAGTCCAGAGGAACTACCAGCTTATCTCCGAGTTCATAACCCGTGGTATCACGGGCTGGACTTGTTAGCTTCACTGGTTTTAATTCTTCTGGCGTTTACTGAAGATCCAGCTGTTCCCGCTTTCGAG CTTCCAGTTTGGGCACATGGTACGATAGAACTGCTCGCGTTATCTGTGATTGGTATAGAATtacatcttaaattaaaatggatagGATGGGGGACGATTTTTAAACATAAGAGAACAATGCTGAag gGAATAACACTCCTAATAATGGTTCTAGAAGCAGTAGTAGTGCTCTGTAGACAGTCATCTCACTTCAGAGTAACAAGAGCGCTTCGACCCATCTTTTTGGTGGATACTCGGCATTGTGGGGGAGTCAGACGATTTATAAGGCAGATCCTGCAATCTTTACCACCTATTATTGATATGTTAG GTCTTCTAATGTTTTTCGTAGCTACGTATTCCCTTTTGGGATATTATCTGTTCACTGAGCACGTGGATAATGGACATTTTCAAACGATTAGTGACTCTTTTGTTAGCATGTTCGTTCTGCTTACAACGGccaa tttccCAGATGTCATGATGCCGTCATACGCCAAATCGAAGTGGTACGCCTTGTTCTTCATCCTCTACATCATAACCGTACTTTACGTTCTCATGAATTTG ATGCTGGCCGTGGTTTACGAGACGTTCACCCGCATCGAGCGCGACAAGTGCCGCGCGCTGCTGCTGCaccggcgcggcgcggcgcgcagGGCCTTCCGCCTGCTCGTgtcgcgccgcgcgccgcgcgccgTGCGCCTGCGGCACTTCGCCGGCCTGCTGCGACACTACGCGCCGCACTACG GCGGCCTGGACGTGTACCTGATGTTCAAGCAGCTGAGCCGCTCGGGCGGCGGCGGGCTGTCCCGCGCGGAGTTCGCCAACGTGTACGAGGTGTTCGCGCTGCGCTGGGCGGCGCAGGCGGCGCGCGCGCCGTGGTACAGCGCGTCGCCGCTCGAGCCGCTcggccgcgccgccgccgtcgCCGTGCGCTGGCGGTACTTCGAGCACCTCGTGT ATGCAATTATTATCGGCAATGGTGTATCGATGATCCTTCGAGTTTTCGAGGCGGCCGGCGACCTGCAGGACAGCGCTAGGCTGCTCTGCGCGTCTTGGGACACTTGGCTATTCCTTATAT TGTTCCTCCTGGAGGCAGCTTTGCGTATAATGGCATCGGGTCTGTCCGCGTACCTGGAGAGCGGCTGGAACGTGTTCGACCTGAGCGTCACGCTGCTGGCGCTGCTCGGAGCCGTAATGCTCACGATAGCGCCGAAACTCTTCATTGTGGTCATGTTCAGACCACTCAG GCTAATGCGTTTGTATAAGCTGAAAAAGCGCTACCGCGATGTTTTTGGGACTCTGGTGTTGCTATCTCCTCTCATGTCCTCGGCGGGCTGTGTGATGCTGGTAATGTACTACTTCTTCGCCATTATTGGGATGGAACTGTTTGCTGGTTACGACTTGAGAAACTGTTGCAT TAACACAACCGTGGAAGACTTCTACAAGTACTCGGAGAACAGCTCGACCCCTCTCGGCTACTACTATCTCAACAACTTCGAGAATATTCTCACGAGCGGCGTGTCGCTATTTGAGCTGACCGTCGTCAACAACTGGTTCATACTCATGAACGCTTACGCTACCGTTGCGGGACAGTTCAGCAGGATATATTTTATG GTTTTCTACCTATTCACCATGGTGGTGCTGACTATTGTTGTAGCGAGCGTGCTCGAAGCGTTCCGGTTCAGGATACAGTACAAACGCAGTACAACGAAGAGAGATG agGAGAAACTGCTGCATGAAGAGGTGCATACGAGCTGGGAAGAGGCGCAGAGGTTAGGAGCCAGCGGGGATTTGGCAGAAGAACTGCGCGCGCACTTACCTCCTGGG atgCAAGTGACTTTCATAGGTACGAGGCCTCGTACCAAAGAGGTGTTACAGAGAAGGATGTATCAGGCGGATATACAAAAGTGGCTTGCCGAAGAGGATGACAGCGAAG atgCTCCTCCATCAACCACGGTGACGTCCAGCGAGGACCCCCTCTCCCCACCAATTATCCAGCAACCGGATTCAGAAAACAACCACCAGATAAGAACCGGTTACCAATTGTAG
- the LOC113404578 gene encoding two pore channel protein 1-like isoform X1 — MASLRSPSSPTDGYKRFSDDFANTSINNYGSNVTNNRTDTDGGGDATLDMGSRSSLHTGLQMSEDEHWEMNYHEAAIYLEEGLNNEKFDSHPSSPEELPAYLRVHNPWYHGLDLLASLVLILLAFTEDPAVPAFELPVWAHGTIELLALSVIGIELHLKLKWIGWGTIFKHKRTMLKGITLLIMVLEAVVVLCRQSSHFRVTRALRPIFLVDTRHCGGVRRFIRQILQSLPPIIDMLGLLMFFVATYSLLGYYLFTEHVDNGHFQTISDSFVSMFVLLTTANFPDVMMPSYAKSKWYALFFILYIITVLYVLMNLMLAVVYETFTRIERDKCRALLLHRRGAARRAFRLLVSRRAPRAVRLRHFAGLLRHYAPHYGGLDVYLMFKQLSRSGGGGLSRAEFANVYEVFALRWAAQAARAPWYSASPLEPLGRAAAVAVRWRYFEHLVYAIIIGNGVSMILRVFEAAGDLQDSARLLCASWDTWLFLILFLLEAALRIMASGLSAYLESGWNVFDLSVTLLALLGAVMLTIAPKLFIVVMFRPLRLMRLYKLKKRYRDVFGTLVLLSPLMSSAGCVMLVMYYFFAIIGMELFAGYDLRNCCINTTVEDFYKYSENSSTPLGYYYLNNFENILTSGVSLFELTVVNNWFILMNAYATVAGQFSRIYFMVFYLFTMVVLTIVVASVLEAFRFRIQYKRSTTKRDEEKLLHEEVHTSWEEAQRLGASGDLAEELRAHLPPGMQVTFIGTRPRTKEVLQRRMYQADIQKWLAEEDDSEDAPPSTTVTSSEDPLSPPIIQQPDSENNHQIRTGYQL, encoded by the exons ATAACCGCACAGACACAGATGGCGGAGGAGACGCAACTTTGGATATGGGCAGTCGCTCATCCCTCCACACCGGCTTGCAAATGTCGGAGGACGAGCATTGGGAGATGAATTATCATGAAGCAGCTATTTATTTAGAG GAAggattaaataatgaaaaattcgACTCTCATCCTTCGAGTCCAGAGGAACTACCAGCTTATCTCCGAGTTCATAACCCGTGGTATCACGGGCTGGACTTGTTAGCTTCACTGGTTTTAATTCTTCTGGCGTTTACTGAAGATCCAGCTGTTCCCGCTTTCGAG CTTCCAGTTTGGGCACATGGTACGATAGAACTGCTCGCGTTATCTGTGATTGGTATAGAATtacatcttaaattaaaatggatagGATGGGGGACGATTTTTAAACATAAGAGAACAATGCTGAag gGAATAACACTCCTAATAATGGTTCTAGAAGCAGTAGTAGTGCTCTGTAGACAGTCATCTCACTTCAGAGTAACAAGAGCGCTTCGACCCATCTTTTTGGTGGATACTCGGCATTGTGGGGGAGTCAGACGATTTATAAGGCAGATCCTGCAATCTTTACCACCTATTATTGATATGTTAG GTCTTCTAATGTTTTTCGTAGCTACGTATTCCCTTTTGGGATATTATCTGTTCACTGAGCACGTGGATAATGGACATTTTCAAACGATTAGTGACTCTTTTGTTAGCATGTTCGTTCTGCTTACAACGGccaa tttccCAGATGTCATGATGCCGTCATACGCCAAATCGAAGTGGTACGCCTTGTTCTTCATCCTCTACATCATAACCGTACTTTACGTTCTCATGAATTTG ATGCTGGCCGTGGTTTACGAGACGTTCACCCGCATCGAGCGCGACAAGTGCCGCGCGCTGCTGCTGCaccggcgcggcgcggcgcgcagGGCCTTCCGCCTGCTCGTgtcgcgccgcgcgccgcgcgccgTGCGCCTGCGGCACTTCGCCGGCCTGCTGCGACACTACGCGCCGCACTACG GCGGCCTGGACGTGTACCTGATGTTCAAGCAGCTGAGCCGCTCGGGCGGCGGCGGGCTGTCCCGCGCGGAGTTCGCCAACGTGTACGAGGTGTTCGCGCTGCGCTGGGCGGCGCAGGCGGCGCGCGCGCCGTGGTACAGCGCGTCGCCGCTCGAGCCGCTcggccgcgccgccgccgtcgCCGTGCGCTGGCGGTACTTCGAGCACCTCGTGT ATGCAATTATTATCGGCAATGGTGTATCGATGATCCTTCGAGTTTTCGAGGCGGCCGGCGACCTGCAGGACAGCGCTAGGCTGCTCTGCGCGTCTTGGGACACTTGGCTATTCCTTATAT TGTTCCTCCTGGAGGCAGCTTTGCGTATAATGGCATCGGGTCTGTCCGCGTACCTGGAGAGCGGCTGGAACGTGTTCGACCTGAGCGTCACGCTGCTGGCGCTGCTCGGAGCCGTAATGCTCACGATAGCGCCGAAACTCTTCATTGTGGTCATGTTCAGACCACTCAG GCTAATGCGTTTGTATAAGCTGAAAAAGCGCTACCGCGATGTTTTTGGGACTCTGGTGTTGCTATCTCCTCTCATGTCCTCGGCGGGCTGTGTGATGCTGGTAATGTACTACTTCTTCGCCATTATTGGGATGGAACTGTTTGCTGGTTACGACTTGAGAAACTGTTGCAT TAACACAACCGTGGAAGACTTCTACAAGTACTCGGAGAACAGCTCGACCCCTCTCGGCTACTACTATCTCAACAACTTCGAGAATATTCTCACGAGCGGCGTGTCGCTATTTGAGCTGACCGTCGTCAACAACTGGTTCATACTCATGAACGCTTACGCTACCGTTGCGGGACAGTTCAGCAGGATATATTTTATG GTTTTCTACCTATTCACCATGGTGGTGCTGACTATTGTTGTAGCGAGCGTGCTCGAAGCGTTCCGGTTCAGGATACAGTACAAACGCAGTACAACGAAGAGAGATG agGAGAAACTGCTGCATGAAGAGGTGCATACGAGCTGGGAAGAGGCGCAGAGGTTAGGAGCCAGCGGGGATTTGGCAGAAGAACTGCGCGCGCACTTACCTCCTGGG atgCAAGTGACTTTCATAGGTACGAGGCCTCGTACCAAAGAGGTGTTACAGAGAAGGATGTATCAGGCGGATATACAAAAGTGGCTTGCCGAAGAGGATGACAGCGAAG atgCTCCTCCATCAACCACGGTGACGTCCAGCGAGGACCCCCTCTCCCCACCAATTATCCAGCAACCGGATTCAGAAAACAACCACCAGATAAGAACCGGTTACCAATTGTAG